The genomic DNA GAAGAACCCTTCGGCATTGGTGTAATGGATGAAGGCCATCGTCATGCCTTGCGGGTCAACGGAGGTGCGGTCGCGCTCGCCCATGCGGTATTCGGAACGTCCGGCCCAGATCAGGGACTCGTCCCGTAGGGGGCTTCCCACGGCAGCGTGCACCTGGGTGAAGTTGATGAGCGCCAGCATGAACTTCCCCTGGTAGAAGTAGGAGCGGCCCAGGAAAAAATGGGCGTTATCGACCCGAATGCTAAGCGGATGCTGCTGGATGAACTGCTCGAAGGCCAAGGCGGCCATTCCGTGCTTGTTCATGTTGAAGAGCTGCTTGGCAGCCTGGTACTGCATTTCGTCGAAACCGTTCGGGTCCGGGCAGTCCCTTCCCAGTTGACAGACGCAATACCCCATCTCGCAGATCGTGGAAGGGGCGCATCGCACGCCGCAGACGCCGCAGTGGTTTTCGTTTTTGTTCACGTTGACGCACTTGGTTCCGCACAACGTCTTTGGAGGATTGCAGTCGTTGCCGCCGCCCCCGCAGGCGCTCAGCAGGGACGTTCCCATCGCAACGGCTAGCAAAGCTCCTCTGGGCGATAACCAAAGCATGTGCACACTCCAGTCTTGTCAGTCGGGTGCCAACTCGGCGCGCCAAGATGCCCGACCGGCCGGATGCGCACCCGGCAACTAGAAGCATCCACGCGCTCGGCAGCGGGTCAAGTTGACGCAACTATCCCCGACGAATTGGGCGCGCAAGGTTGGAACGCACCTTGTTCCGCGGGCCCTAAGCGACAAAGTGACGTCGGAACCAATCGGTAGCGATTCCTCCTCGGGGCGGTTCTGGTTCGGGTGGGGTCGGCTCTGGCGGGATCGAACGAATGCGTGATCCGCGGGTCTACTGCCCTGAGGACGCGGAGTCCGGCGCTTGTTCCCCCCCTTTTCTTGGCACGGGCAAGCCGGGCGGATCGAGTATGCGTTGGCGCACGCCCGCCGCGGCGCGGCGGCGCTGCAGCGCCAAGGTGATCGCCCTGGCCCGCTCTCGGGCGGCGGCGGCGTGCATACGCACCTGGTTGTCGGCCGCGAAACGCAGATACGCGTTCCAGGCGCTGAGCGCCTCGACCCAACGTGCGGGCCAGTGTTCGAGCACCAGTGCTCTCCCGTACAGGCCGCGTGCTTGAAGCTCGAGATCTGCCTGGGCCGCCCCGAGGCGTGCCACGGTCCCGTAGCTCCGATAGGCGGACATGTGGTCGCCCCTGAGTCGCTGCAATTCGGCCGCAAAGTAGAAGGCCTCAGGGTTGCCCGGGTCACGCTGAACCGCTTCGTCGAGGGCTCGCAGCGCGGTCTTGTAGTCGCCCTCGAGGGCGAGCCCGAGCGCTTTGCGTACGAGCTTGCGGTAGATCGTCGCGCGCCCCGATCCCGAAAGCGCCTGCGGTGAAGCCGCCCCTTGCTTGGCTCGGGCCTTCGGGCTGCGGGCTTGTGCGGTCGAGGTTTGGACAGCCGGGGCCTGCGCGTTTGGAACGTGGGCCGCCTGGGCATGCGCAGCGGGCGGCCCTGGAGCCAGAGCAGCGAGGCAAGGCAGCGGGGCCATACACGCGCAGCGCACGGTGCGACGGAACGCCTTCAAGATCGATCCCTTGCACTCCCTCGCGGTGTTCCAGGCTCGAGCTCAGCACTCTTGGTGAAGCGAAATCCCCGCGAAAACTGGTAGTCCAAGGCGCAACGACGACTAATGGTGGTGTCATTGAGAGTGAGGAGCAACGCCGGAATGCCGGCTTTCCGGGAATTGCAGCCGCCGAACGTGCTGAGCTCGAGTCGAGGTTTTGTCTGCGGAGGTGTCAGCCTCCGGACGCTCGGACGCTCGGTATGCACGGTAGTGCGTGAGCACTCTGCGTACATAGCGGCGCGTCTGGTGGTAGGGCGGCACTCCGTGATGGCGCAATACGGCACGGTGTCCGGCGTTGTACGCTGCCACGGTGAGCACCACGTCGCCGTTGAAGAGATTGGCCAGTACGCGCAAGTAGCGGGCGCCTCCGAGGATGCTCTCTCTGGGGTCGAAGGGGTCGTGCACGCCCATGCTGGCCGCGGTCGCGGGCATGAGCTGCATCACGCCCATGGCGCCGGCAGGTGACACTACATGAGGCTTGAAGTTGCTTTCCACGCGCGCGACAGCTCGCAGGAGCGCCAGAGGAAGCTCGTACAGTCCGGCGGCCTCCCGCAACAGCGGCTCGTAGCGCTGTTGTCGCATCAAGGATGCTCTCCGGGAGCCGGCATGCTGCGGCCGGCTGCTCGCACGCCGTGGGCTGCGCACGATTCGTCGCCACCCCGTGCCGTTCGCCGGGCGCACGTTCGTGTAGTGCGCCACCCCCTGCCGATCGATGCGCCGGTAGATGTCCGCCTGCCCTTGACCAGGCCACGAGACGATGGCGGCCGCCAAGGCCATTGGGCTCATCCAGCGCACGCTCGGTATGATAGCGTCCCAAGCGTCCGATCGCCAACAGCGAGCCCGCATCGGTCGCCGGGTTCGCGAGCCGCGTGAACCGGATTGCTGCCGGCTCCCCGGTGCCGCTGACGCCAGGTGAATGTGCTAGAGTCCAGTCCCAGCCGTCGCTGGGCTCGCTTCCACTCGGCCGGCTCAGCCGATCAGCGCAGCCTCACGTGGAGCCGATATGCGCATCCACAGCGACTACCTGGTGATCGGCAGCGGCATCGCCGGACTGACCGCAGCGTTGGAGGCCGCCGCCAACGCCGACGTCACGGTGGTGACGAAGCGAACGGCCGACGATTCGGCCACGGCTCGTGCTCAAGGAGGCATCGCCGCAGTGCTCGACCCTGGCGATTCCTTTGCGTTGCACATGCGCGATACGCTGGAGGCGGGCTGCGGGCTTGCGCATCGCGAGGTCGTGAACATGGTCATCCGGGACGGTCCGGCGCGCGTGCGCGGACTGATCGAGCTGGGCGCCGCTTTCAGCACCAAGGAGGGTCAGTCCAGCGATCTCGACCTGACTCGCGAGGGCGGCCACAGCGCTCGGCGCGTGGTGCACGCGGCGGATCTGACAGGCCGGGAGGTGCAACGCGTGTTGCTCGACGCCGTGCGTAAGAGCGACAGGATTCGCCTCCTCGATCACCACATGGCCATCGACCTGATCAACGTGGCTAAACACGGCGCCGAGCCGCGGATCGCAGGAGCCTATGTGCTCGATGGCAGCACGGGCGCCGTGCATACGCTGCTGGCGCACGCCACACTGCTCGCAACGGGTGGTGCCGGCAAAGTCTACCTATACACCTCGAATCCAGATGTGGCGAGCGGCGACGGCGTGGCCATGGCCTACCGGGCGGGCGCCGAAATCGCCAACATGGAGTTTTTTCAGTTCCATCCCACCTGCCTCTTTCACCCGCACGCCAAGAGCTTCCTCATCAGCGAAGCGTTGCGCGGCGAAGGCGGCGTGCTGCGTCGGCGCGACGGAACGGCGTTCATGGGCGAACACCACGACAGGGCCGATCTGGCCCCTCGCGACGTGGTGGCTCGCGCGATCGATCACGAGATGAAACGCACGGGAGAAGACTGCATGTGGCTCGACATGAGCGCACGCTCGCCCGAATACCTGCGCCGACGCTTCCCCAATATCTTGGCGGAGTGCCGGCGCTTCGGCTGCGACTTCACCCAGGGGGCCATTCCCGTCGTCCCTGCGGCTCACTACATGTGCGGTGGCGTCATGGTCGATCGGGACGGTAGAGCAAGCGTACCGGGGCTGTGGGCGGTAGGCGAGACCGCGTGCACGGGACTGCACGGTGCCAACCGTCTAGCCTCCAACTCGTTGCTGGAGGGTCTCGTATACGGCAAGCGCACGGCGGAGGCGTTTGTCGCGAGCTACCCGCCAGCCGGTCGAGGCGGGCCCGGGTTGGACGAGTCTGCGCCAACGTTCCCGGAAATCCCGGACTGGGACGTGGGCGAGGCGGCCCCGAGCCACGAGGCGGTCATCGTCAGCCAGAACTGGGATGAGCTTCGACGCTTCATGTGGAACTACGTAGGCGTCGTGCGTTCCGATCGGCGTCTCGAGCGCGCCGCGCGTCGCATCGCACTGCTGCAGGACGAGATTCGCGACTACTACTGGCAGCATCTGCTAACCGTCGACCTGCTCGAATTGCGTAACCTGGCCGAGGTGGCCCACCTGATCGTTCAGTGCGCCAGCTTCAGGTTGGAGAGCCGCGGACTACATTACAATGTCGACCACATGGAGCAGGATGACGCGCGTTTCGGCGGTGACACGGTGCTCTCGCGATCCCATCCCCCTCGGCTCCGCAGGGTGCAGCCCGGGGGGGGCCGATGATTGACAGGCTGGCTGGGGGCCCCTAAAAGCTCTGACTTGGTGTGACGCGGCTCCCGCGCAGCGGCTCGGCGGCCTCGGCCCTACATGCCGCGGCACAGCGGTGCCATGGCTGCGCGCGTCGCGAGGAGAATCGATGGCTGGTTACCTGTTTACGTCAGAATCGGTGTCCGAGGGTCACCCAGACAAGATCTGCGATGCCATCTCGGATGCGGTGCTCGATGCCTGCCTGGCCCAGGACCCTGGCTCCCGAGTGGCTTGCGAAACGTTGGTCAAGACCGGCTTCGTAGTGGTAGCCGGTGAGGTCAAGACCGCGGCCACGCTCAACGTGCCCGGCATCGTGCGAAGGACCATACAGGAGATCGGCTACACGGATTCGTCCGTTGGCATGGACGCTGCCACCTGCGGCGTGCTGACTGCGCTCGAGACGCAGTCGGCGGATATTGCCCAGGGCGTTGACGTAGGCAAGGGTGCGCGCAAGGAGCAGGGAGCAGGCGACCAGGGCCTTATGTTCGGTTTTGCCACCAACGAAACGCGCGAGTTGATGCCCATGCCGATCATGCTTGCGCACAAGCTGGTGAAACGTCAGGCAGCGCTGCGCAAGAGCGGCGAGCTCAAGTGGCTGCGGCCCGATGCCAAGAGCCAGGTCACCGTGGAGTATGGTGACGACGGCAAGCCTCGGCGTGTGGACACCGTGGTGCTCTCGACGCAGCACGATCCGGGCGTCTCCCACAAGAAGGTCAAAGAGGCTGTGGTTGAATCGATCGTGCGCCCCACGCTGCCTGTGAACATGCTCGACACCAAGACCAGGTTCTGGATCAATCCCACGGGTCGATTCGTGGTTGGTGGCCCGCACGGAGATGCCGGTTTGACGGGACGCAAGATCATTGTCGACACCTACGGCGGGATGGGGCGTCACGGTGGCGGAGCGTTCAGCGGCAAGGATCCAAGCAAGGTGGATCGAAGCGCGTCCTACTTTGCACGCTACGTTGCCAAGAACATCGTCGCCTCCAAGCTGGCCTCGAAGTGCGAGGTGCAAGTGGCCTATGCGATCGGCGTTGCCAAGCCCATGGGTATCTACGTCACGACTTTTGGCACCGGGAAACTGGACGACGACAAGATCGCGTCGGCGGTGGCCAGGTTGTTCGACTTCCGTCCGGCTGCCTTGATCGATACGCTGCAGCTGTTGCGGCCCATCTACCGAAAGACCGCCGCGTACGGTCACTTCGGGCGCACCGAGAAGACCTTCACCTGGGAGCGTGCCGATCGCGCCGAAGAGCTCGCCACGTTGCTGTCGTCAGGCAAGCCCTCACGCAAACGATCCACGGGCAACGCCAAACCGGGCCGCACCGCTAAGCCTGCAGGCGATGTCCGAACGGAACGCAGGGCCCAAGCGGAACCCGGTGCTCCACCGGAGCACGCTAGCCGCAGGCGAGACGGCAACGGGCGTCGCGGCAGACGCAAGCGTGTAGACGTCGTTAGGGGGAGCACGCAAACGAGTGTGCGAGCATAGCCGCCACGCGCGCTACAAGCGCTCCAAAGCGTCGAAGAACTCGGGCCACGACTTGGACACGCAGGCCGGGTTGTGGATGATGACGCCGGGTACTCGCAGACCCGCTATCGAGAAGGCCATGGCCATGCGGTGGTCGTGGTAGGTGTCGATGCGTACACCACGGAGCTCGCCTGGGCTGATCGTGAGCGAGTCTGCGGTACTGGATGCGTGAGCCCCCAGCCGGTTGAGCTCGCGTTCGAGCGCGGCCAGCCGGTCGCTTTCTTTGATGCGGAGATTGGCCACGTTTCGGATCGTGGAAGGCCCCCTGGCGAACGCGGCCGTAACGGCCACCGCGAGCACACCGTCAGGGCAGCGGTTCATGTCG from Pseudomonadota bacterium includes the following:
- a CDS encoding lytic transglycosylase domain-containing protein: MALAAAIVSWPGQGQADIYRRIDRQGVAHYTNVRPANGTGWRRIVRSPRRASSRPQHAGSRRASLMRQQRYEPLLREAAGLYELPLALLRAVARVESNFKPHVVSPAGAMGVMQLMPATAASMGVHDPFDPRESILGGARYLRVLANLFNGDVVLTVAAYNAGHRAVLRHHGVPPYHQTRRYVRRVLTHYRAYRASERPEADTSADKTSTRAQHVRRLQFPESRHSGVAPHSQ
- the nadB gene encoding L-aspartate oxidase; the protein is MRIHSDYLVIGSGIAGLTAALEAAANADVTVVTKRTADDSATARAQGGIAAVLDPGDSFALHMRDTLEAGCGLAHREVVNMVIRDGPARVRGLIELGAAFSTKEGQSSDLDLTREGGHSARRVVHAADLTGREVQRVLLDAVRKSDRIRLLDHHMAIDLINVAKHGAEPRIAGAYVLDGSTGAVHTLLAHATLLATGGAGKVYLYTSNPDVASGDGVAMAYRAGAEIANMEFFQFHPTCLFHPHAKSFLISEALRGEGGVLRRRDGTAFMGEHHDRADLAPRDVVARAIDHEMKRTGEDCMWLDMSARSPEYLRRRFPNILAECRRFGCDFTQGAIPVVPAAHYMCGGVMVDRDGRASVPGLWAVGETACTGLHGANRLASNSLLEGLVYGKRTAEAFVASYPPAGRGGPGLDESAPTFPEIPDWDVGEAAPSHEAVIVSQNWDELRRFMWNYVGVVRSDRRLERAARRIALLQDEIRDYYWQHLLTVDLLELRNLAEVAHLIVQCASFRLESRGLHYNVDHMEQDDARFGGDTVLSRSHPPRLRRVQPGGGR